A single genomic interval of Aureliella helgolandensis harbors:
- the thiO gene encoding glycine oxidase ThiO, with the protein MSAPPTTDVLIVGSGVIGLSLAWELAQRGLRVRVLESGQVGRATSWAGAGILPPAAKYGANDAYDQLKSLSHALHPDWAARLQEETGIDTGFQKCGGLYLARTRAEAATLVASQFWWQEHGIEFHRWSPEELMRHEPALAALVPQLKSAWFLPEEYQLRNPRHLKALAAACSLAGVELIEETPVDEVLIGPSGVASLRAGDEVFQADQLCLCSGPWARMTLEQMGISTGMMPVRGQIVMYRCQTPPISRVVNEGNRYLVARSDGRILAGSIEEEVGFRIETTSEGIRQIRDWAEGVLPLLQQTPVEKSWAGLRPGSFDGWPYMGKIGTTENLFVAAGHYRAGIHLSCGTAVLMADLMLGHPTSIDLNPFRPGRG; encoded by the coding sequence ATGTCCGCCCCACCTACCACTGATGTCTTAATAGTCGGCAGTGGTGTTATCGGGCTCTCCCTCGCTTGGGAATTGGCTCAGCGTGGTTTGAGGGTCCGTGTCTTGGAGAGTGGGCAGGTTGGACGGGCTACCTCCTGGGCCGGAGCGGGGATTTTGCCCCCGGCAGCCAAGTATGGTGCCAACGATGCTTACGATCAACTCAAGAGCCTCAGCCACGCATTGCATCCCGATTGGGCCGCCCGCTTGCAGGAGGAAACCGGGATCGATACCGGCTTTCAAAAGTGTGGTGGTCTCTACCTTGCACGCACTAGGGCTGAAGCGGCCACGTTGGTGGCTAGCCAATTTTGGTGGCAGGAGCACGGGATTGAATTTCACCGCTGGTCGCCAGAAGAGCTGATGCGGCATGAGCCTGCTCTGGCGGCTTTGGTCCCCCAGCTCAAGAGCGCTTGGTTCCTCCCCGAGGAGTATCAGCTCCGCAATCCCCGTCACCTCAAGGCGTTGGCAGCCGCCTGCTCGCTGGCCGGTGTAGAGTTGATCGAAGAGACACCGGTGGACGAGGTGCTCATTGGCCCCTCGGGAGTCGCCAGTCTGCGGGCCGGTGACGAGGTGTTCCAAGCGGACCAGCTCTGCCTCTGTTCAGGGCCTTGGGCACGGATGACGCTGGAGCAGATGGGCATATCGACTGGCATGATGCCCGTCCGCGGCCAGATCGTTATGTACCGCTGCCAGACTCCTCCCATCTCGCGTGTCGTCAACGAGGGGAATCGCTACTTGGTAGCGCGGAGCGATGGACGCATCTTAGCAGGCAGCATTGAGGAAGAAGTTGGCTTTCGCATTGAAACCACCTCCGAGGGGATTCGGCAAATTCGCGACTGGGCCGAAGGGGTTTTGCCACTCCTGCAGCAGACGCCGGTGGAAAAGAGCTGGGCCGGCTTGCGCCCCGGCTCCTTCGACGGCTGGCCTTACATGGGGAAAATCGGGACAACCGAAAACCTATTTGTCGCCGCAGGACACTATCGGGCTGGCATTCACCTCTCCTGTGGGACCGCCGTATTGATGGCGGACCTCATGCTGGGGCACCCCACCTCCATCGATCTCAACCCCTTCCGCCCCGGTCGTGGTTAA
- a CDS encoding c-type cytochrome domain-containing protein, translated as MPVSHAWGAITPEQRAQLQDLRDRTQAAGKLFAAGDLEQSAERVQAIQTQLLKLLETKDKALWRSAKPLYDNVARAHALLELEGFEMQALPSWQEVTSEAPMPGTGAPPNTPSSGLVSFQSTIAPWIQKQCGNCHVKNSRGKFSMASYSALMRGTPAGVVLFAGSASGNRIVEVIESGDMPRGGGKVAPEDLKLLIQWIAQGAKFDGQDPEQNLAELTQLTATPPPAEMTLPGPMLQNPTGKETVSFASDVAPILLENCQGCHINGRQASGNLRMNNFNQILRGGDSGPLIVGRNAPESLLIKKLKGEAGQRMPAGGRPALSSTQIDLISKWISEGSTYDGKDPGAPLADVVSGAWVANADHAELFQQRQQRALERWRKVLPNDEPATASNDAIYVLGNVPTDRLDELLQQLTAAASEVQKLLRLPSDKPLIHGGAVVYVLRSRYDYSEFGRMTENRELPKDWLGHWQTSIIDTYGVVADDQESDSNAAESLAVQILAGAYIGSLSDVPAWFAEGTARALVFNNFRRKNPRVQAWQQALPSALQRVPNAKSLLNGKLDEESAGLVGMSFANYLMSPSTRRRFDKLLEQLQAGTSFDEALTMTFGPPQLLLKAWLGK; from the coding sequence TTGCCCGTCTCCCACGCCTGGGGAGCCATCACGCCGGAACAGCGTGCGCAACTCCAAGATTTGAGAGATCGCACTCAAGCAGCAGGCAAACTCTTTGCCGCTGGCGATCTCGAGCAATCGGCGGAGCGTGTGCAGGCCATTCAAACGCAGCTACTGAAGCTGCTTGAGACAAAAGATAAAGCGCTCTGGCGTTCTGCCAAACCACTCTACGATAACGTCGCGCGAGCGCACGCTCTCCTCGAACTTGAGGGATTTGAGATGCAAGCCCTGCCCTCATGGCAGGAAGTCACCAGCGAGGCTCCCATGCCCGGGACCGGAGCACCGCCCAATACCCCCAGCAGTGGTTTGGTGAGCTTTCAATCAACCATTGCGCCTTGGATCCAAAAGCAATGTGGCAACTGTCACGTGAAAAACTCGCGCGGAAAATTCTCCATGGCCAGCTACAGCGCTCTAATGCGAGGGACGCCGGCGGGTGTCGTTCTGTTCGCAGGTAGCGCCTCCGGCAACCGAATTGTCGAAGTGATTGAAAGTGGCGACATGCCACGTGGCGGTGGCAAGGTCGCACCGGAGGATCTGAAACTGCTGATTCAATGGATTGCCCAAGGAGCGAAATTCGACGGGCAAGATCCCGAGCAGAATCTAGCCGAATTGACTCAACTCACTGCCACTCCGCCTCCGGCAGAGATGACGCTCCCTGGCCCGATGCTGCAGAATCCCACGGGCAAGGAAACCGTCAGCTTTGCATCCGATGTTGCCCCGATCCTGCTCGAAAATTGCCAGGGTTGTCACATCAATGGACGACAGGCTTCTGGCAATCTGCGGATGAACAATTTCAACCAAATTTTGCGAGGCGGTGATTCTGGCCCGCTCATCGTGGGCCGCAACGCGCCCGAAAGCTTGCTCATCAAGAAGCTCAAAGGCGAAGCGGGGCAGCGGATGCCCGCCGGTGGGCGGCCCGCACTCTCCTCAACCCAAATTGATTTGATTTCGAAATGGATCAGCGAAGGATCCACCTACGATGGTAAGGATCCCGGTGCCCCGCTGGCCGATGTCGTGAGCGGCGCATGGGTTGCCAATGCCGACCATGCCGAGCTATTCCAACAGCGCCAGCAGCGCGCCCTGGAGCGTTGGCGCAAAGTACTGCCCAATGACGAGCCTGCAACCGCCAGCAACGACGCGATTTATGTGCTCGGAAATGTTCCTACAGATCGGCTCGACGAACTACTCCAGCAACTCACCGCCGCCGCCTCAGAGGTTCAGAAACTCCTCCGACTTCCGTCCGACAAACCGCTGATTCACGGTGGTGCCGTCGTATACGTACTCAGAAGTCGCTACGACTATAGCGAGTTTGGTCGCATGACAGAGAACCGCGAGCTCCCCAAAGACTGGCTGGGGCATTGGCAAACCAGCATTATCGATACTTATGGGGTCGTCGCGGACGACCAGGAAAGTGACTCAAACGCAGCGGAGTCACTCGCCGTACAGATCCTAGCCGGAGCGTACATCGGCAGTCTTTCCGATGTACCCGCCTGGTTTGCCGAAGGCACCGCTCGCGCCTTGGTGTTCAACAACTTCCGTCGTAAAAACCCTCGCGTTCAGGCTTGGCAACAAGCCCTGCCCAGCGCACTGCAGCGAGTTCCCAACGCAAAATCGCTCTTGAATGGAAAACTGGACGAGGAGTCTGCGGGCTTAGTTGGCATGAGTTTTGCCAACTACTTGATGAGCCCCAGTACGCGTCGTCGGTTTGACAAGCTGCTGGAGCAACTGCAAGCGGGAACATCCTTCGATGAAGCGCTCACCATGACATTCGGCCCTCCTCAATTGCTTTTGAAAGCTTGGCTGGGAAAATAG
- a CDS encoding NIPSNAP family protein, with the protein MKLCLTTVLMCSALLGSQLLAQAQSAKPDAKQFIEVRTYSVVDAEAEAKLDAYLENALIPALERQGLGPIGALDQVDDSQGVEVKLIIAGPSLEAVTLAGNKLADDSEYLEAAKDYLATDAKKPVLKRIRSELLLAFECWPQVTVPQQKQDGQARFFELRTYESATEHLAALKVEMFNEGEVPIFLDAGINPVFMGQALIGDMQPNLTYMVVFDDEAGMKAAWPKFVAHADWKVLSKNPRYANTVSKNNKSYWTPKSYSRL; encoded by the coding sequence ATGAAACTCTGCCTTACCACGGTCCTAATGTGCTCTGCACTGTTGGGTAGCCAATTGCTCGCCCAGGCTCAATCTGCAAAGCCAGACGCCAAACAATTCATTGAAGTCCGCACCTATTCGGTAGTCGATGCCGAGGCAGAAGCCAAGCTGGACGCGTATCTTGAGAACGCCCTCATTCCGGCCTTGGAGCGCCAGGGGCTTGGTCCCATTGGAGCACTCGATCAAGTCGACGATAGCCAGGGGGTCGAAGTCAAACTAATTATTGCTGGTCCGAGTCTGGAAGCAGTCACCTTGGCTGGCAATAAGCTGGCCGACGATTCTGAGTACTTGGAAGCTGCGAAGGATTACCTAGCAACCGATGCCAAAAAACCGGTACTGAAACGCATTCGAAGCGAACTGCTGCTCGCCTTCGAGTGCTGGCCTCAAGTCACCGTGCCTCAGCAGAAGCAAGACGGCCAAGCTAGGTTTTTTGAACTGCGGACCTACGAAAGCGCTACCGAGCATCTCGCCGCTCTAAAAGTTGAAATGTTCAATGAAGGTGAGGTCCCGATCTTTCTTGATGCTGGAATTAATCCGGTATTTATGGGACAAGCGTTGATCGGCGACATGCAGCCCAACCTGACCTATATGGTCGTCTTCGACGACGAAGCAGGCATGAAAGCCGCCTGGCCGAAATTTGTCGCCCATGCCGACTGGAAGGTCCTCAGTAAGAATCCACGTTATGCCAATACCGTCAGCAAGAACAACAAGAGCTACTGGACTCCCAAATCCTACTCTCGGTTGTAG
- a CDS encoding M13 family metallopeptidase, with protein sequence MRVSLAALLLSGAVCVSSPAVEPAPTKQVSGIELQHFSSSVSAGDDFYEYVNEGWLKNTEIPPDQSNYGSFSVLDDGVKAAIRTIIEEAAKQDAPAGSDAQKVGDFFKSYTNIERRDELGTAPVQPLLDEVAAVSDSEGLGKLAASLFRKGIAGPFACYISPDAKQSDQYTVYLTQTGTTLPDRDYYLEDKPQYKQALEDFEVYISDMLTAFGHAEPQEAAKRIVALEKELATIFWDRVENRDPIKTYNSFTPEELASALSNFAIPTFLRDSGLEKQAAFVVRQPSYVEGLNTLLAETPLATWKDYYTFRVIDATAMDLNQSLETRHFQFHDTALSGVEEQKPLWRRGVEACNGILGEMVGKLYVDKHFPPAAKVRMDELVKNLKKAFGKRIDALDWMSPVTKQAAHEKLSKFTTKIGYPDKWKDYSKLVIRSDDLVGNYMRAAEVEYERELNKLGGPIDRNEWFMTPQTINAYYNPTMNEIVFPAAILQPPFFNLEADDAVNYGGIGGVIGHEISHGFDDKGSQYDGDGNLRKWWSEKDRSEFEYRAGQLVDQYNEYKPFDDMHVNGEFTLGENIGDLGGMAVSYEAYRISLDGKEAPVMDELTGDQRFFLGWAQIWRRLYREPELRKRLVQDPHSPSQYRCNGIVSNMDAFYEAFGIKPGDKMYIAPENRVRIW encoded by the coding sequence ATGCGAGTTTCACTAGCCGCCCTACTGCTCAGCGGCGCTGTCTGCGTTTCGTCCCCAGCCGTAGAACCCGCTCCAACCAAGCAAGTCTCCGGCATTGAGCTGCAGCACTTTAGCTCCTCGGTTTCAGCGGGTGATGACTTCTACGAATACGTCAACGAAGGATGGCTAAAGAATACCGAGATCCCTCCAGATCAATCGAATTATGGTTCATTCTCCGTGTTGGATGATGGGGTCAAAGCAGCGATTCGCACCATTATTGAAGAGGCCGCCAAGCAGGACGCGCCCGCGGGAAGTGACGCTCAAAAAGTGGGAGACTTCTTTAAGAGCTATACGAATATCGAGCGACGCGATGAGTTGGGGACTGCCCCCGTGCAGCCCCTGCTCGACGAAGTTGCTGCGGTCAGCGATTCCGAGGGGCTGGGCAAGCTGGCAGCCAGTCTCTTTCGCAAGGGAATTGCGGGGCCTTTCGCCTGCTACATCTCGCCCGATGCCAAGCAGAGCGATCAATACACGGTCTACCTAACTCAAACCGGGACGACCTTGCCCGATCGCGATTACTACCTGGAGGACAAACCTCAATACAAGCAAGCATTGGAAGACTTCGAAGTCTACATCAGCGATATGCTGACGGCATTTGGGCATGCAGAGCCCCAAGAGGCGGCAAAGCGCATTGTGGCTCTTGAAAAAGAGCTGGCAACCATCTTTTGGGACCGCGTTGAAAACCGTGATCCCATCAAGACCTACAACAGCTTCACGCCCGAAGAACTAGCTTCGGCCCTTAGCAATTTTGCCATTCCAACCTTCTTGCGCGATAGCGGGCTCGAGAAGCAGGCTGCCTTTGTAGTGCGGCAACCAAGCTATGTGGAAGGTCTCAACACGTTGCTGGCCGAGACTCCTTTGGCGACTTGGAAAGACTACTACACTTTCCGCGTGATTGACGCCACAGCCATGGACCTCAACCAGTCGCTCGAAACCCGCCACTTCCAATTCCATGATACGGCGCTTAGCGGAGTCGAAGAGCAAAAACCACTCTGGCGGAGAGGTGTAGAGGCCTGCAATGGGATTTTGGGAGAAATGGTTGGCAAGTTGTATGTCGACAAACATTTCCCTCCAGCTGCCAAAGTTCGCATGGACGAATTGGTCAAAAACCTCAAAAAGGCCTTCGGCAAGCGGATTGACGCACTGGATTGGATGAGCCCTGTGACCAAGCAGGCCGCCCACGAGAAACTGTCCAAGTTCACGACTAAAATTGGTTATCCCGACAAATGGAAAGACTACTCGAAGCTGGTCATTCGTAGCGATGACCTCGTCGGCAACTACATGCGGGCTGCCGAAGTCGAATACGAGCGTGAGCTCAACAAGTTGGGTGGGCCCATTGATCGCAACGAATGGTTCATGACCCCACAGACCATCAATGCATATTACAATCCCACGATGAACGAAATCGTCTTTCCCGCCGCGATTCTTCAACCACCTTTCTTCAATCTGGAAGCCGACGATGCGGTCAACTACGGCGGAATCGGTGGGGTCATCGGGCATGAGATCAGCCATGGCTTTGACGACAAGGGCAGCCAGTACGATGGCGACGGCAACCTGCGCAAGTGGTGGAGCGAGAAAGACCGCTCCGAGTTCGAATATCGCGCCGGGCAGCTGGTCGACCAATACAACGAATACAAGCCGTTCGATGACATGCATGTAAACGGCGAGTTCACCTTGGGGGAAAACATTGGCGATCTAGGCGGCATGGCCGTATCCTACGAAGCGTACCGCATCTCACTCGATGGCAAGGAAGCTCCCGTGATGGATGAGCTAACCGGCGATCAACGCTTCTTCCTAGGGTGGGCACAAATCTGGCGTCGACTCTACCGCGAGCCAGAGCTGCGCAAGCGACTCGTGCAAGATCCGCACTCACCGAGCCAGTATCGTTGCAACGGTATCGTCTCCAATATGGATGCCTTCTACGAAGCATTCGGGATTAAACCCGGAGACAAAATGTATATCGCGCCCGAGAACCGAGTGCGTATTTGGTAG
- a CDS encoding serine/threonine protein kinase, translated as MATVTAEKLVELVRKSQLAEPETLDAALEQIRSEQGGSLPTEAVALAKLLQRKKIVTRWHCEKLLLGKYKGFFLGKHKLLGHIGSGGMSSVYLAEHMKMHDLRAIKVLPQSKLGKSSYLARFQQEAKAIASLNHPNIVRAHDIDNQGDTHYIVMEYVNGDDLQTIVKKKGPLSFEKVATYIAQAARGLQHAHDMGLIHRDVKPANVLINSDGQVKLLDLGLALFTDDAEASLTMDFNDKVLGTADYLAPEQALNSHKVDHRADQYGLGCTMYFLLVGHPPFPDGTIAQRIAKHQKEMPKEIRKLRSDCPGELEGICWKLMQKDAKFRYATSAQAAEVLEQWLVKYRAQLPARVGGGGSSLRLGEESSSGDSRGSSSQALSSVDTVSNRGSDTMAGKSSAISSLSASDSGVLVRVAKRAGASDTSSQIDLASEIARRSQSHAGSSAHGNAPRGSAIHARSVAPARTGLAPGAHAPVASPIAAAKGPRWAWILGLIVMFALAVLLGIVIARLTSPATTPGIQSTSTLTPAAPRLAEYIVGVSIA; from the coding sequence ATGGCCACAGTCACTGCAGAGAAGCTTGTTGAGCTGGTCCGAAAAAGCCAGCTTGCAGAACCGGAGACGCTCGACGCAGCGCTCGAACAAATCCGGTCCGAACAGGGAGGCTCCCTACCGACGGAAGCGGTAGCCCTCGCAAAACTGCTTCAGCGCAAGAAGATTGTGACGCGATGGCATTGCGAAAAACTGTTGCTCGGTAAATACAAGGGATTCTTTCTCGGCAAGCACAAGTTGTTGGGGCACATCGGCAGTGGCGGGATGAGCAGCGTCTACCTGGCCGAGCACATGAAGATGCATGACTTGCGAGCCATCAAAGTCCTACCGCAAAGCAAACTGGGCAAGTCCTCCTACTTGGCTCGCTTTCAGCAAGAAGCCAAAGCCATCGCATCGCTCAATCACCCCAACATTGTGCGGGCACACGACATCGACAATCAGGGCGACACGCACTACATCGTCATGGAGTATGTCAATGGCGATGATTTGCAAACGATCGTCAAGAAAAAAGGCCCGCTATCCTTTGAGAAGGTCGCCACCTATATCGCTCAAGCCGCGCGAGGATTGCAGCATGCCCACGACATGGGCTTGATTCACCGCGACGTTAAACCTGCGAACGTGCTGATCAATTCCGACGGACAGGTCAAGCTACTGGACCTGGGACTGGCCCTATTCACCGACGATGCTGAAGCTTCGTTGACCATGGATTTCAACGACAAGGTTTTGGGCACTGCCGACTACTTAGCCCCCGAACAAGCGCTCAATAGTCACAAAGTGGATCATCGTGCAGATCAATACGGCCTGGGGTGCACGATGTACTTCCTGCTCGTCGGCCATCCACCCTTTCCCGATGGAACCATCGCCCAACGCATTGCCAAACACCAAAAGGAAATGCCTAAAGAAATCCGCAAACTCCGCAGTGACTGCCCGGGCGAACTCGAGGGGATTTGTTGGAAGCTGATGCAGAAGGATGCAAAGTTCCGCTACGCGACCTCCGCGCAGGCCGCCGAAGTCCTGGAGCAGTGGCTTGTAAAGTACCGTGCCCAGTTGCCTGCCCGAGTGGGTGGCGGAGGAAGTTCACTGAGGTTAGGCGAGGAATCCAGTTCCGGTGACTCGCGTGGCTCCAGCTCCCAAGCGCTCAGTTCCGTGGATACGGTCAGCAATCGCGGGAGCGATACGATGGCTGGCAAATCGAGTGCAATCTCTAGCTTGTCGGCCTCCGATAGTGGCGTTTTGGTCCGAGTCGCCAAACGAGCTGGAGCGTCGGACACCAGCAGCCAAATCGATCTTGCTTCTGAAATCGCTAGGCGTAGCCAGTCGCACGCGGGCAGTTCGGCTCATGGCAATGCACCCCGCGGCAGCGCCATCCACGCCCGTAGCGTAGCCCCAGCCCGCACCGGCTTAGCTCCAGGCGCACATGCCCCCGTAGCCAGCCCGATCGCGGCTGCCAAAGGCCCTCGCTGGGCATGGATTTTAGGTCTCATAGTCATGTTTGCCCTAGCGGTCCTATTGGGGATAGTGATTGCTCGACTCACTTCCCCGGCGACCACCCCCGGCATTCAATCCACCAGTACCCTAACACCAGCGGCGCCCCGGCTGGCTGAGTACATCGTCGGAGTGTCAATCGCTTAG
- a CDS encoding DMT family transporter, with amino-acid sequence MDSSQSLHRSTSRRFADAILFSTAMMWGINIIVFKHAIGDFNPWVFNALRLVFATITLGILAWLEAKFWPKPVGKVDWRRVLAFCFLSGFFYLLLFVKGIELTTAGNTALILASMPMWTAALSFFFLHERLPWITWLGLFITFVGTVIVTTQSSGPVNLAGEFVVGNLLMLCAAITWASGTVVSKSILESFSPLRLAFISAMLTTPLHLALVARELPGALAAALEPRTLLAIVYSGVFSTGVAYATWHAGVRAVGGSHAAVYQNVVTLVAVIGGWLFLKEQPLLAQVLGGCLTVAGLLLMRRGRR; translated from the coding sequence TTGGATTCATCACAAAGCCTTCATCGTTCCACCAGCCGTCGTTTTGCCGACGCAATCCTGTTTTCGACCGCGATGATGTGGGGGATCAACATCATTGTGTTTAAACACGCAATTGGTGATTTCAATCCCTGGGTTTTTAATGCGCTCCGCTTAGTCTTTGCAACCATCACCCTAGGAATTCTGGCTTGGCTGGAAGCGAAGTTTTGGCCAAAGCCCGTGGGCAAAGTCGATTGGCGCCGCGTGCTGGCGTTTTGCTTTCTGAGTGGTTTTTTCTACCTGCTGTTGTTTGTCAAGGGAATTGAGTTAACAACCGCTGGCAATACCGCTTTGATCTTGGCGTCGATGCCGATGTGGACCGCAGCCTTGTCCTTCTTCTTCCTGCATGAACGTCTTCCCTGGATTACCTGGTTGGGGTTGTTCATCACCTTTGTAGGAACGGTGATCGTCACGACGCAGAGTAGTGGCCCGGTCAACTTGGCAGGCGAGTTCGTCGTGGGCAATTTGCTGATGTTATGCGCCGCCATTACCTGGGCATCCGGTACGGTAGTTAGCAAATCGATCCTCGAATCGTTCTCGCCGCTTCGCTTGGCATTTATCAGCGCGATGCTGACCACACCGTTGCACTTAGCGCTGGTTGCCAGGGAATTGCCGGGCGCATTGGCCGCGGCGCTCGAACCTCGGACACTGTTGGCGATTGTCTATTCAGGCGTCTTCTCGACCGGTGTCGCCTATGCGACCTGGCACGCAGGTGTGCGCGCTGTGGGTGGTTCGCATGCGGCTGTTTATCAGAACGTCGTAACGCTGGTCGCGGTGATCGGTGGTTGGCTATTCTTGAAAGAACAACCGCTGCTTGCCCAAGTTTTAGGGGGGTGTTTAACGGTCGCAGGACTCTTACTCATGCGGCGAGGGCGGCGCTAG
- a CDS encoding DUF1559 family PulG-like putative transporter codes for MQASKIRFSAAHLFYAITLSAATTSLFGMAGPAIAAFILLIWWQVLAGVLREASANSAAAAVRSTEMLSPSPSTTAPVQDRSLRTGVGRIATKAELIAILFFALLVLGLLMPARHGSDPMQAAENSMKLVAQAIAEYEAKHGTSLPAILCDSSGTPVHSWRALILPELGEHQLAAAYRWDEPWNGPNNSLLLQYRPACFRPSYLHPLESQYSQPESAIGEQTLTSLHTVDLASRTVLVEHESAAVPWLAPDQYSPQQWQTQNQLPELDQGFWRRGFFVSHFRGRIAVAGNHTFHLHPNTTLLEENLPATASITAPSRDHQSLGQPQAIVHFDTSLRLVFFLSVALYPLRWLHCLRSAGLSNV; via the coding sequence ATGCAAGCCTCAAAAATTCGGTTCAGCGCTGCGCACTTGTTCTATGCAATCACCCTCTCGGCAGCCACGACCAGTCTCTTTGGAATGGCCGGACCGGCCATCGCCGCTTTCATTCTGCTCATTTGGTGGCAGGTGCTGGCGGGTGTCCTGCGAGAGGCTTCTGCGAACTCTGCAGCGGCGGCTGTCCGCTCGACCGAAATGCTCTCCCCTTCGCCCAGCACCACAGCACCGGTGCAAGACCGTTCATTGAGAACCGGGGTGGGGCGCATCGCGACCAAAGCCGAGTTAATCGCCATCCTGTTCTTTGCCCTATTGGTACTCGGGTTACTCATGCCGGCTCGCCACGGCTCCGATCCAATGCAAGCCGCTGAGAATTCAATGAAGCTGGTGGCTCAAGCCATTGCAGAGTACGAAGCGAAACATGGCACATCCCTCCCAGCGATCCTCTGCGACTCCAGCGGTACTCCCGTCCACAGTTGGCGAGCACTCATCCTGCCCGAGCTGGGTGAACACCAACTAGCAGCAGCCTACCGCTGGGATGAGCCCTGGAACGGCCCCAACAATTCCCTACTCCTCCAGTACCGCCCAGCTTGCTTCCGCCCCTCCTACCTCCATCCGCTCGAGTCGCAATACTCGCAACCGGAGTCGGCGATTGGGGAGCAGACGCTGACTTCACTGCACACCGTCGACCTAGCCAGTCGGACGGTACTGGTGGAGCATGAATCCGCTGCAGTACCATGGCTGGCGCCCGATCAATACTCTCCGCAACAGTGGCAAACGCAGAATCAACTTCCTGAACTAGACCAGGGCTTCTGGCGACGGGGGTTCTTTGTCTCTCACTTTCGCGGCAGAATAGCGGTGGCGGGAAACCATACATTCCACCTCCATCCCAACACCACGCTACTTGAAGAAAACTTGCCCGCAACCGCTTCTATAACAGCTCCGAGTCGCGACCATCAGAGTCTTGGCCAGCCGCAAGCAATCGTTCATTTCGACACGTCACTGCGATTGGTCTTTTTTCTGTCAGTGGCACTCTACCCACTGCGTTGGCTACATTGCCTACGCTCCGCTGGTTTGAGTAACGTGTGA
- a CDS encoding ion transporter: MSPSTPQQPDSSRRAQWRNDLYVVIFEADTRAGQFFDVILLVGIILSVSAIALETVQYFEDRTAWMSAFWALEWGLTLLFTGEYVARLLCVHRPLRYAFSFFGIIDLLACLPMYVTLFTGVKSGSLMIVRSIRLLRVFRILKMMRMLREAEDLKQAVWRSREKIFVFLSVVMVAVTISGTLMYHVEHVVMRAEGELTPKRVDQFTSIPQSMYWAIVTMTTVGYGDIVPRTTIGKVISAALILLGYSLIIVPTGFVSAEVQARRQVQNRDLTSRTCPHCFREGHSIDANFCDMCGNSLVQNQDGDGGDARRSHVTQTSGA; the protein is encoded by the coding sequence GTGTCCCCCAGCACTCCCCAACAACCAGACTCCTCACGCCGCGCACAGTGGCGAAACGATCTGTATGTCGTTATTTTTGAAGCCGACACCCGAGCTGGACAGTTCTTCGATGTCATCCTGCTGGTCGGAATCATTCTCAGCGTGAGCGCAATCGCTCTGGAAACGGTACAGTACTTCGAGGACCGTACTGCGTGGATGTCTGCGTTTTGGGCCTTGGAGTGGGGGCTCACCTTGCTATTTACTGGCGAGTACGTAGCCCGCTTGCTGTGCGTGCATCGACCGCTACGGTATGCCTTTAGTTTCTTTGGAATCATCGATCTGCTGGCCTGTCTGCCAATGTACGTCACCCTATTCACGGGGGTCAAGTCCGGGTCGCTGATGATCGTTCGCAGTATTCGTTTGCTGCGAGTTTTTCGCATCTTGAAAATGATGCGCATGCTCCGCGAAGCAGAGGATCTTAAGCAAGCGGTGTGGCGCTCTCGCGAGAAGATCTTCGTGTTCCTCTCGGTGGTCATGGTAGCCGTCACCATCAGTGGTACTCTCATGTACCATGTTGAACATGTGGTGATGCGTGCTGAGGGGGAATTAACCCCTAAACGCGTGGACCAGTTCACTTCGATTCCACAGTCCATGTATTGGGCCATCGTGACCATGACGACGGTCGGCTACGGAGACATCGTCCCACGCACCACGATCGGGAAGGTGATTTCTGCGGCACTTATTCTCTTGGGCTACAGCCTAATTATTGTGCCGACGGGCTTTGTGTCTGCAGAGGTGCAGGCACGGCGGCAGGTGCAGAATCGCGATCTGACTTCCCGAACCTGTCCCCATTGCTTTCGCGAGGGGCATTCCATCGATGCCAATTTTTGCGATATGTGCGGCAATTCGCTGGTGCAGAATCAAGACGGAGACGGCGGGGATGCGAGGCGGTCACACGTTACTCAAACCAGCGGAGCGTAG